The following are encoded in a window of Vigna unguiculata cultivar IT97K-499-35 chromosome 8, ASM411807v1, whole genome shotgun sequence genomic DNA:
- the LOC114195652 gene encoding probable polyamine transporter At3g13620: MPFAASSATATPSAKAAKVKKLTLIPLVFLIYFEVAGGPYGGEPAVKGAGPLLALLGYLIFPFIWGVPAALITAELTTAYPGNGGFVLWAERAFGPFWGSLMGTWKFLSVCINIASFPALCIQYVQKYFPVLCSGWPRQVAVIASTLALSLFNYTGLTIVGNVAVLLAVVSLCPFVLMSFIAIPKIKPHRWVSLGQKGVKKDWNTYFNTLFYNLNFWDNVSTLAGEVDKPNKTFPLALFVSVIFICVSYVIPLFAVIGAVSVDQSQWETGFHAQAAEIIGGKWLKVWIEVGAVLSTIGLYEAQLSSSAYQVLGMADIGILPKFFGVRSKWFHTPWLGIMSSTLISISVSYMDFTDIVSSANFMYGLGILLEFASFLWLRWKSPSIERPYRVPLRLPLLAVMCFIPSVLLVFIMVIATKTVYLVSGVMTVAGIGFFLFIKLCKTMKWVEFSVEEQKEIPFERPAL, encoded by the coding sequence ATGCCTTTTGCAGCTTCAAGTGCAACTGCCACGCCTTCCGCAAAAGCCGCGAAAGTGAAGAAACTCACTCTCATCCCTCTTGTATTCCTCATCTACTTCGAAGTTGCCGGTGGTCCCTACGGCGGAGAGCCCGCAGTTAAAGGGGCGGGCCCCCTCCTTGCTCTCCTGGGCTATCTTATATTCCCCTTCATCTGGGGCGTCCCCGCTGCCCTAATCACTGCCGAGCTAACCACCGCCTACCCCGGCAACGGCGGCTTTGTGCTGTGGGCGGAACGCGCCTTCGGCCCCTTCTGGGGCTCCCTAATGGGAACATGGAAGTTCCTCAGCGTTTGCATCAACATCGCATCTTTTCCCGCCCTCTGCATCCAATACGTCCAAAAATACTTCCCCGTTCTCTGCTCTGGCTGGCCTCGCCAGGTGGCAGTCATAGCTTCAACCCTGGCTCTCTCACTTTTCAACTACACTGGCCTCACCATCGTGGGTAACGTCGCTGTGTTACTCGCTGTGGTTTCTCTCTGCCCCTTCGTGCTTATGTCCTTCATCGCCATCCCCAAGATTAAGCCCCATAGGTGGGTTAGCTTGGGTCAGAAGGGTGTTAAGAAAGATTGGAACACGTACTTCAACACGCTCTTCTATAACCTCAACTTCTGGGACAACGTTAGTACCTTAGCCGGGGAAGTTGATAAACCCAACAAGACTTTCCCTTTGGCTCTTTTTGTTTCAGTCATTTTCATCTGCGTCTCCTACGTCATCCCTCTCTTCGCCGTCATTGGAGCAGTTTCGGTTGACCAGAGCCAATGGGAAACTGGGTTCCACGCGCAGGCTGCGGAAATCATCGGCGGGAAGTGGTTGAAAGTCTGGATTGAAGTCGGGGCAGTGTTGTCGACAATTGGTCTTTACGAGGCCCAGTTGAGCAGCAGCGCGTACCAGGTTCTGGGCATGGCGGACATCGGGATTCTGCCCAAGTTTTTTGGAGTTAGGTCAAAGTGGTTCCACACGCCTTGGTTGGGGATTATGTCATCGACTTTGATATCTATTAGTGTGTCTTACATGGACTTCACCGACATCGTTTCTTCGGCGAATTTCATGTACGGTTTGGGGATACTGTTGGAGTTTGCGTCGTTTCTTTGGCTGAGATGGAAGTCGCCCTCCATTGAAAGGCCTTACCGTGTTCCCCTGAGGCTGCCATTGTTGGCTGTGATGTGCTTCATACCCTCTGTTTTACTGGTCTTCATAATGGTTATTGCTACCAAAACTGTTTATTTGGTGAGTGGTGTCATGACTGTGGCTGGAATTGGGTTTTTCTTGTTCATAAAACTCTGCAAGACAATGAAGTGGGTAGAGTTCAGCGTGGAAGAACAGAAAGAAATTCCCTTTGAAAGGCCTGCGCTATGA